The following are encoded in a window of bacterium genomic DNA:
- a CDS encoding polysaccharide deacetylase family protein, whose amino-acid sequence MNFKSAIKKAFTTPMSAAGAFRASRRFLGGRVVVLCYHRVIDGPLDGFQPGMVVSREIFRRHMEWLARHFDVIDLVDFVRAHLTGERPDRPTAIVTFDDGWLDNYEVAFPILKSLGLPATIYLPTRFVGTGQAYWNARAEQAIARIHRRREILLRAFPDEHMPPEAAFLMELIRRDPPLATKIDQIIERTKIMPPDRIDAMTAFLEMLADTGEPPARTIVDWDEVMEMDRGGISFGSHSVNHRIMTQLSAAECFDEASQSMDEMTRRMGKTPLTFAYPNGDHNEIAMREVRRAGYLCAMGIVGGFADKTDELFSIPRYSIHEGGAPSEAALDFLLSGFVSA is encoded by the coding sequence ATGAACTTCAAGTCCGCCATAAAAAAGGCGTTCACCACGCCGATGTCCGCGGCGGGCGCGTTCCGTGCGTCGCGCCGGTTTCTGGGCGGCCGCGTCGTCGTCCTCTGCTACCATCGCGTGATCGACGGCCCGCTCGACGGCTTTCAGCCGGGCATGGTGGTTTCCCGCGAGATTTTCCGCCGGCACATGGAGTGGCTGGCGCGCCATTTTGACGTCATCGACCTGGTCGATTTCGTGCGCGCGCACCTGACGGGCGAACGCCCGGATCGCCCGACCGCCATCGTCACCTTCGATGACGGTTGGCTCGACAACTACGAGGTCGCGTTTCCGATCCTGAAATCGCTTGGCCTTCCGGCAACGATCTACCTGCCGACCCGATTCGTCGGAACCGGGCAGGCGTACTGGAACGCGCGCGCGGAACAGGCGATCGCACGCATCCACCGGCGACGCGAAATCCTGCTGCGGGCCTTCCCGGACGAGCACATGCCGCCGGAGGCCGCGTTTCTCATGGAACTGATTCGCCGGGATCCGCCGCTCGCCACGAAGATCGACCAGATCATCGAACGCACGAAGATCATGCCGCCGGACCGCATCGACGCGATGACCGCATTTCTTGAAATGCTCGCCGACACGGGCGAGCCGCCCGCGAGAACGATCGTCGATTGGGACGAGGTGATGGAGATGGACCGGGGCGGCATCAGCTTCGGATCGCACTCGGTGAATCACCGGATCATGACGCAGTTGTCCGCGGCGGAATGTTTCGACGAGGCGTCGCAAAGCATGGACGAGATGACGCGCCGAATGGGCAAGACGCCGCTGACCTTCGCGTATCCCAACGGCGACCACAACGAGATCGCGATGCGCGAGGTTCGGCGCGCGGGATATCTTTGCGCGATGGGCATCGTGGGAGGATTCGCCGACAAGACCGACGAGCTGTTTTCGATCCCGCGATATTCGATCCACGAAGGCGGCGCGCCGTCCGAGGCGGCGCTCGACTTCCTTCTCTCCGGGTTCGTGTCCGCGTGA